A portion of the Syngnathoides biaculeatus isolate LvHL_M chromosome 7, ASM1980259v1, whole genome shotgun sequence genome contains these proteins:
- the dohh gene encoding deoxyhypusine hydroxylase encodes MSSAEQLAAVGSVLVDPRQDLTRRFRALFTLKNLGGADAVEWISKAFDDDSALLKHELAYCLGQMQDPRAIPVLSAVLQDTRQEPMVRHEAGEALGAIGDPSVLDLLRAYSRDPVTEVAETCQLAVRRLEWLRSGGGRGPRDADGNPYCSVDPAPPAPRGSASELRALLLDESLPLFERYGAMFALRNLGGREAVLALGEGLQCSSALFRHEIGYVLGQMQHPAAVPALRAALERGGENAMVRHEAAEALGSIGRDECLAVLRRFRADDERVVKESCEVALDMLDYQNNQQFQYADTLARLQG; translated from the exons ATGAGCAGCGCTGAGCAGCTGGCTGCGGTGGGTTCCGTTCTGGTGGACCCCCGTCAGGACCTGACGCGGCGGTTCCGAGCTCTGTTCACCCTCAAGAACCTGGGAG GCGCCGACGCCGTGGAGTGGATCAGCAAAGCGTTCGACGACGACTCGGCGCTGCTCAAGCACGAGCTGGCCTACTGTTTGGGGCAGATGCAGGACCCGCGGGCCATCCCCGTCCTCAGCGCCGTCCTCCAGGACACCCGGCAGGAGCCCATGGTGCGCCACGAAGCCG GAGAAGCCCTGGGAGCCATCGGGGATCCTTCGGTTCTGGATCTGCTCCGGGCCTACAGCCGGGACCCTGTCACTGAG gtgGCCGAGACCTGCCAGCTGGCCGTGCGTCGACTGGAGTGGCTTCGGAGCGGAGGCGGTCGAGGGCCGCGGGACGCCGACGGGAACCCGTACTGCTCGGTGGACCcggcgccccccgccccccgggGGAGCGCGTCCGAGCTGCGCGCCCTCCTGCTGGACGAGAGCCTGCCGCTGTTCGAACGCTACGGTGCCATGTTCGCCCTGAGGAACCTCGGCGGGCGCGAGGCCGTCCTCGCCTTGGGGGAGG ggctTCAGTGTTCGAGCGCTCTGTTCCGTCACGAGATCGGCTACGTCCTGGGTCAGATGCAGCACCCGGCGGCGGTCCCGGCCCTCCGCGCCGCACTGGAGCGCGGCGGCGAAAACGCCATGGTGCGGCACGAGGCGGCCGAGGCTCTGGGCTCCATCGGCCGGGACGAGTGCCTGGCCGTGCTGCGGCGTTTCCGCGCTGACGACGAGCGCGTGGTCAAGGAGAGCTGCGAGGTGGCCTTGGACATGCTGGACTACCAAAACAACCAACAGTTCCAGTACGCCGACACGCTGGCCAGACTGCAGGGATGA
- the LOC133503599 gene encoding leucine-rich repeat-containing protein 24-like isoform X1, whose amino-acid sequence MKPRRPPPPPPPLPLPPSSSSERVAMATLPLLLIWAILPHAAASSAPCPASCRCYSLTVECGSTGLLALPKHVPASAQTLFLQDNVIAQIRRQDLIPLPHLHYLYLQNNSISALEPGSFQKQARLLELALNGNRIHLVTADTFRGLEHLRVLYLAGNDITRLPDFAFRGLQRLQELHLQRNSLEVLEERALAGLTSLALLDLSRNRLHTVGAAALRPLVSLQVLRITENPWRCDCALRWLRGWMDEEGRRLLSSSERRLSCSEPPRLSRLSLLEVPPNSLVCIPPLVQLEPRRLAVRLGDSLRVSCHASGYPRPQVTWRKASPSKVSLAPRGLVQDLGGGARTAGDGAEPSEGDGAHVQKAASNFDPDTGSGMLFLSNVTVAHAGFYECEAWNAGGAARVTFQLAINSSSAPWAAWAHPRSPGRLRPRSPDGAAGGDVSREPLYASGSMAFGALGAATQTAIAAGISLLALTALLLVAMIYGRHLQGHKDQRAARKEENVLYVNDYSDGPTTFDQLEEFRDERGHEMFVLNRAKPVPPSDAGSGRTGSSAAASPAPPPEPDVDLRTVRRMAGEGGEAEPVMTSEGEGAFVNHAGLFADSQTAYEIHC is encoded by the exons ATGAAGCCGCGACGtcctcccccccctcctcctcctcttcctcttcctccgtcTTCATCGTCAG AGCGCGTTGCCATGGCGACGCTGCCGCTCTTGCTCATCTGGGCGATCCTGCCGCACGCCGCCGCCTCGTCCGCCCCGTGCCCGGCGAGCTGCCGATGTTACAGCCTGACGGTGGAGTGCGGGTCCACGGGCCTCCTGGCCTTGCCCAAACACGTGCCCGCGTCCGCACag ACGCTGTTCCTGCAGGACAACGTGATCGCTCAGATCCGGCGGCAGGACCTGATCCCGCTCCCGCACCTGCACTACCTCTACCTGCAG AACAACAGCATCTCGGCGCTGGAGCCGGGCTCGTTCCAGAAGCAGGCCCGGCTGCTGGAGCTGGCGCTGAACGGCAACAGGATCCACCTGGTGACGGCCGACACCTTCCGCGGCCTGGAGCACCTGCGGGTCCTCTACCTGGCGGGGAACGACATCACGCGCCTGCCGGACTTCGCCTTCCGCGGCCTGCAG CGGCTGCAGGAGCTCCACCTGCAGCGCAACAGCTTGGAGGTCCTGGAAGAACGGGCCCTGGCCGGCCTGACGTCGCTGGCTCTGCTGGACCTGAGCCGGAACCGCCTCCACACCGTCGGGGCCGCCGCCCTGCGGCCGCTGGTCAGCCTGCAGGTGCTCCGCATCACCG AGAACCCGTGGCGCTGCGACTGCGCCCTCCGCTGGCTGCGGGGCTGGATGGACGAGGAGGGCCGGCGTCTGCTCAGCTCGTCGGAGCGCCGCCTGTCGTGCTCGGAGCCGCCGCGGCTGTCCCGCCTGAGCCTGCTGGAGGTCCCGCCCAACAGTCTGGTCTGCATCCCCCCCCTGGTGCAGCTGGAGCCCCGCAGGCTGGCCGTGCGCCTGGGCGACAGCCTGCGCGTGTCCTGCCACGCCTCCGGATACCCCAGGCCGCAG GTCACCTGGAGGAAGGCGTCTCCCAGCAAGGTGTCGCTGGCGCCCCGAGGCCTGGTGCAGGACCTGGGCGGCGGGGCCCGAACGGCGGGCGACGGAGCGGAGCCCTCCGAGGGCGACGGGGCGCACGTGCAGAAGGCCGCCTCGAACTTCGACCCGGACACGGGCAGCGGGATGCTCTTCCTCAGCAACGTGACGGTGGCGCACGCCGGCTTCTACGAGTGCGAGGCTTGGAACGCGGGCGGCGCGGCCCGGGTCACCTTCCAGCTGGCCATCAACTCGTCCTCCGCCCCCTGGGCCGCCTGGGCGCACCCCCGCTCGCCGGGGCGGCTCCGCCCGAGGAGCCCCGACGGCGCGGCGGGCGGCGACGTGAGCCGGGAGCCGCTCTACGCCTCGGGCAGCATGGCGTTCGGCGCCCTGGGCGCCGCCACGCAGACGGCCATCGCCGCCGGCATCTCGCTGCTGGCGCTGACCGCCCTGCTGTTGGTCGCCATGATCTACGGCCGCCACCTGCAGGGCCACAAGGACCAGCGCGCCGCGCGCAAG GAGGAGAACGTCCTGTACGTCAACGACTACTCGGACGGGCCGACCACGTTCGACCAGCTGGAGGAGTTCCGAGACGAGCGCGGCCACGAGATGTTCGTCCTGAACCGCGCCAAACCCGTGCCGCCCTCGGACGCGGGCAGCGGCCGCACGGGCTCCTCGGCGGCCGCCAGTCCGGCGCCGCCCCCCGAGCCCGACGTCGACCTTCGGACTGTGCGGAGAATGGCGGGCGAGGGCGGGGAGGCGGAGCCGGTGATGACGTCGGAGGGCGAGGGCGCCTTCGTCAACCACGCCGGCTTGTTCGCCGACTCCCAGACGGCCTACGAGATCCACTGCTGA
- the LOC133503599 gene encoding leucine-rich repeat-containing protein 24-like isoform X2, whose translation MATLPLLLIWAILPHAAASSAPCPASCRCYSLTVECGSTGLLALPKHVPASAQTLFLQDNVIAQIRRQDLIPLPHLHYLYLQNNSISALEPGSFQKQARLLELALNGNRIHLVTADTFRGLEHLRVLYLAGNDITRLPDFAFRGLQRLQELHLQRNSLEVLEERALAGLTSLALLDLSRNRLHTVGAAALRPLVSLQVLRITENPWRCDCALRWLRGWMDEEGRRLLSSSERRLSCSEPPRLSRLSLLEVPPNSLVCIPPLVQLEPRRLAVRLGDSLRVSCHASGYPRPQVTWRKASPSKVSLAPRGLVQDLGGGARTAGDGAEPSEGDGAHVQKAASNFDPDTGSGMLFLSNVTVAHAGFYECEAWNAGGAARVTFQLAINSSSAPWAAWAHPRSPGRLRPRSPDGAAGGDVSREPLYASGSMAFGALGAATQTAIAAGISLLALTALLLVAMIYGRHLQGHKDQRAARKEENVLYVNDYSDGPTTFDQLEEFRDERGHEMFVLNRAKPVPPSDAGSGRTGSSAAASPAPPPEPDVDLRTVRRMAGEGGEAEPVMTSEGEGAFVNHAGLFADSQTAYEIHC comes from the exons ATGGCGACGCTGCCGCTCTTGCTCATCTGGGCGATCCTGCCGCACGCCGCCGCCTCGTCCGCCCCGTGCCCGGCGAGCTGCCGATGTTACAGCCTGACGGTGGAGTGCGGGTCCACGGGCCTCCTGGCCTTGCCCAAACACGTGCCCGCGTCCGCACag ACGCTGTTCCTGCAGGACAACGTGATCGCTCAGATCCGGCGGCAGGACCTGATCCCGCTCCCGCACCTGCACTACCTCTACCTGCAG AACAACAGCATCTCGGCGCTGGAGCCGGGCTCGTTCCAGAAGCAGGCCCGGCTGCTGGAGCTGGCGCTGAACGGCAACAGGATCCACCTGGTGACGGCCGACACCTTCCGCGGCCTGGAGCACCTGCGGGTCCTCTACCTGGCGGGGAACGACATCACGCGCCTGCCGGACTTCGCCTTCCGCGGCCTGCAG CGGCTGCAGGAGCTCCACCTGCAGCGCAACAGCTTGGAGGTCCTGGAAGAACGGGCCCTGGCCGGCCTGACGTCGCTGGCTCTGCTGGACCTGAGCCGGAACCGCCTCCACACCGTCGGGGCCGCCGCCCTGCGGCCGCTGGTCAGCCTGCAGGTGCTCCGCATCACCG AGAACCCGTGGCGCTGCGACTGCGCCCTCCGCTGGCTGCGGGGCTGGATGGACGAGGAGGGCCGGCGTCTGCTCAGCTCGTCGGAGCGCCGCCTGTCGTGCTCGGAGCCGCCGCGGCTGTCCCGCCTGAGCCTGCTGGAGGTCCCGCCCAACAGTCTGGTCTGCATCCCCCCCCTGGTGCAGCTGGAGCCCCGCAGGCTGGCCGTGCGCCTGGGCGACAGCCTGCGCGTGTCCTGCCACGCCTCCGGATACCCCAGGCCGCAG GTCACCTGGAGGAAGGCGTCTCCCAGCAAGGTGTCGCTGGCGCCCCGAGGCCTGGTGCAGGACCTGGGCGGCGGGGCCCGAACGGCGGGCGACGGAGCGGAGCCCTCCGAGGGCGACGGGGCGCACGTGCAGAAGGCCGCCTCGAACTTCGACCCGGACACGGGCAGCGGGATGCTCTTCCTCAGCAACGTGACGGTGGCGCACGCCGGCTTCTACGAGTGCGAGGCTTGGAACGCGGGCGGCGCGGCCCGGGTCACCTTCCAGCTGGCCATCAACTCGTCCTCCGCCCCCTGGGCCGCCTGGGCGCACCCCCGCTCGCCGGGGCGGCTCCGCCCGAGGAGCCCCGACGGCGCGGCGGGCGGCGACGTGAGCCGGGAGCCGCTCTACGCCTCGGGCAGCATGGCGTTCGGCGCCCTGGGCGCCGCCACGCAGACGGCCATCGCCGCCGGCATCTCGCTGCTGGCGCTGACCGCCCTGCTGTTGGTCGCCATGATCTACGGCCGCCACCTGCAGGGCCACAAGGACCAGCGCGCCGCGCGCAAG GAGGAGAACGTCCTGTACGTCAACGACTACTCGGACGGGCCGACCACGTTCGACCAGCTGGAGGAGTTCCGAGACGAGCGCGGCCACGAGATGTTCGTCCTGAACCGCGCCAAACCCGTGCCGCCCTCGGACGCGGGCAGCGGCCGCACGGGCTCCTCGGCGGCCGCCAGTCCGGCGCCGCCCCCCGAGCCCGACGTCGACCTTCGGACTGTGCGGAGAATGGCGGGCGAGGGCGGGGAGGCGGAGCCGGTGATGACGTCGGAGGGCGAGGGCGCCTTCGTCAACCACGCCGGCTTGTTCGCCGACTCCCAGACGGCCTACGAGATCCACTGCTGA